The region CGAACTATTCAGAGTTGAACAACTACCACCACCGTCAATTTTGGAACACCTTCATCACCCCGAAAGGAAACCCCATGCCCACTagcaatcactcctgtctccccagccccGGGCAACTAAGCTTTCTCTCCATAAATTTGTCTATTCTTGACATTTCATATGAGTGTGAACCATACACATCTTTTGTAattggcttctctcactgagcATGTGAAGTATCGCTCAAAACATAATGTGTTATGTTTTATCCACTTTGTAGCATGAATCAggactttattcctttttgttgccaaataatattccacagtctggacagaccacattttatttatccattcatgtctTGTGTCCATTATCTTAAGGGATAATaggctttgcccatttttttttgtttctaacttACTGTATTGGGGAAATGTACCCTTTTATGTAATTAGCccttttatgtaatatatatgtatgtagatgcacaaatgcatatatataaactatTACAATTTATatcatacaatattatatatgtgatatatatgttctttctctctttgccttgTTATTCAAACTGGCTTATgggctttttcctttccttgcaaaagtttttctttaaaaaaaaccctcaaatttaTTCAGGGCTTTGCATCATGGTTtagagtcctttctctctctcattatgAAGAAGCTCTTCAATATTTTGTTCTAGCACttacttggttttgttttatatacttatatCTCTTAATTATTTGCTCTACACAATATGGAGGATAAATCCAATTCAGTTTTCAGCAAaccatttatctttaaaaatgcccttttttttttgcaatgatgTGTGATGCCACTTTCTCAATGCACTAAGTTTCTATAACTAGTTGGATTCAATTCTTAGCTTGGCTATTCTCCTTATGTGCTTGTACTAGATGATTTTGTTAAAAAGTGTTTCTATTGTGTTGTAATATCTGATAGACCTCATCCTCCCTCACCtctcttatttttaagtgtatcagTAGGCTACTGCTATGTCTCTGTTTCAAAGTTTGTAAACCTTAATTACATCctcaaagtcccttttgccatgtgaagTAAGAGATTCACAGCTTCCAGGGACTAGGGCATGGACATATTCTGGAAGCTGCTCTGCCtactggggagagggaggcttGGGAAGGGGAGCTCTGggaagatagagatagagatTCCTCTAGGACAACTGTGATTGTGAAGGATCCCTTGAAATTCCACCTCTGATTCTCCTCCAGGAGCACTTCCCAAACCTACCTTCTGGCCTCAGCCAGGTTCCGTGACTACCTGTGATGCGTATCTAGGGTCTCTAGGGCCTCTGGGAGCTGAGGGCCACCACTGATAAAGAGGATGAAGAGGGTGTCTCTGTGCCTTGGAATGGACAAATCCCAAtggaaaccaggaagagagccaaGCTCTGTACTCAGTCTGTGACAGCTTAATTTGGTTTTGCTAATTTTCATATGAGTATTGGGCACAtgttatttattctctttctgtgTGAGGCTTGAGATATAAAATGAGAGAGTtgtgtataatttctttttttaagattttatttatttattcattcatttatttaactatttcatgtacctgttggccatttgcatgtcttctttgaagaaatatttgttcaagtCCTATGCCTATTTGtagttgggttatttgtctttttgttgttcagAGTTCTTTGCATGGTGAAAATCGGTTgctaaaatggagtcaggaggtTTTGGCCAGGAAACTGTCATGCTCTACCACTTGTAGTCAATGGTGGACCCAACAGGAAGAGGTGGAGTTGAACTTACATGGACTTGACCTTGCTTCTGGGTACTACTCCTCTATTCCAGCCAGGAGGAGAGATGCTATGCTTATCCCCCGGGgcaacagctcagccaatgagaagccaccacacttccttttttttttttaatttaaattcaattagccaacatataatacatcattagtttctgatataatattcaatgattcatcagttgcatataacacccagtgctcatcaccacatgtggcctccttaatgcccatcacccagttatcccatcccccacccacctcccttgtGTAACCCTCAGTCTGGTTCCCGGAGTCTTCTGATGCCCATTTAACTCCATTGGACTTTTAGTTTATTGCAACCTTCCCAACTTACCCTCTTTCTCCTTAAAAATCGTACCTCCCTTTTGTTCCCTGAATTTGACCATGATTTTGGTGCAGCATGTTTGTTCCGGTCTGGGATTCTCTCCTATTTTCTGATAAACCCATCTTTTGCTGGTGAAATAACTGGCAAGGCTTATTTTTAAGGTCACCAGCATACTGTAAGTCTTCCCTCTCAGCACAGCTCCAACTGCACTGCTTCAGCCCCTGGTCATCCCTACGCAGCCTTGTTCCCCTATGGAACCCCCACTTCTCTCTTTGTCTGGCCATGACCACATGTTTTACAAACGTTTTGTCCAGAGCTTCTCTGCATTTGGAGCTGAAGGGGACTCCAAACATGGGCCTGGTCTGCCATCTTGACTATGAAGTCTGACGCCATAGtcacttgtctttttaaaatttatattggtAAGAACAATAGAAAAGAGATCAATCCTCTTAACAAATTCCTAAGCGTATAATCCAGTATTGTTACCTGCAGGCACAATGTTGTGCAGCAGATACCTAGGACTTGCTCACCTTGTAGAACCGAAGGTCTGTACCCGTGGAACATCGCCTCCCCACGTCCCCTCCCCATAGCCCCTGGCAGCCACAATGTTACTCTCTGCTTCTACGTGTTTGACATTTTAGATTCCTCATGTAAGTGGATTCATGCAGTATCCATCCCTCTGTGACTGGCTTAGTTCACTTAGTACAATGTCCTCAacgtccatccatgttgttacaaatgtaAGATTTCCTCCTTCTTAAGAATAtttcctgaataatattccatggtatgtggATGCCACATGtgatttatccatccatccattgaagggcacttagattgtttccacatcttggccaccgggaataatgctgcaatgaacaataGAGTGCTAATTTTCCTTCGGGATCCCAATTCAGTCCTTTTGGATCAATACCCAAGAGTGGGATTGCGGGATCATATGGCAGTCCTATTTTTAATACTTCgtagaacttccatactgttttccagcaactgtaccattttgccttcccaccaacagtgtacacaGGCTccaatttttctgtttcctcttcagtactttttgtctttgtgtgtgtgtttcgggAATAGTCATCCTAATAGATgtgcagtgatatctcattgttgttttgatttgcgtttccctgatgatgagtgatggcGAGTGCATAATCAGTCCTTAAGGATACCCCGTGAGGATGGGTACaaggtttctattttttaatatacagctTATAGTTCCCTACTGctatacattttcatatttctgtgtgtttctctttttcaaataagtaaTTGTGAGATCCATTATTGAACATCTGTCTTCTGATAATCCGAGCCCTGCCGGCACTGTGACTACATCTTCTCGTTCACAGATGAATGTCCAGGGCCTGGAAAAAATCTAAGGGTTCAAATGGACATTTGCTGGGTGACTGGCTGAAGGGAAGAAATCCCCATATATGGAGATCTTGAGAAAGGAAGTGGTATTCCCTTGGGCACACCCAGGTTGTATGTGGCCAACCGGGCCGACTCAGGATTGGAAACTCGGTCCCCACCCTCTTGAGGAAGGAGGTCACGCCTAGTAGATAGAAGCTTGGGCTCACCACAGATCAGATCTCACTTATCTGCAGGGGCACAGGCGTCCTCTAGAGCCCCCTTCTCTGAGCCCACCGATGGGAAAGCCCCCTGCTGCCCGCATCCTTTGGGTATGTCAGGTCTGCCAGTTTCTGTGCTTTTGTCCATCTGTGCAGCCTTGTCCAGTGGGAGGCAGCACCATGACCATCACCTTTACAGTCCTTCTCTGCTTCGGTGAGTTTTTGGAAGGATGGGGATAGACTCCTGTGTGGGAGAGGGGAGCCCTCTCAAAGCCAGGCTGTGATCTCTCAGGAGGTCTCGTGAACTTGGGATGCTCAGGAAAGGTGGGGATCTGCTCAGGAGTCAGTGGCCTCTCACTGGGATCTCTCTTCCAGGACTGTGTCTGGGCCAGATGACCCACGTGCAGGCAGGTGAGCCCATCCCTGGGGGTCCCAGGTCCCACTTCCTCCTTGGGCACAATATAGGactcccctccctgccagggcATCTGGAGGATGGAGGAGAGGAATGTTAAACTGATCAATAAAGAAGGTGTACAAGGGGCCCCAGGGCTGAGAGCtagtggaaactgaggcatagagaataTAGGGACTGCAACTCTGACTCTCTTCCAGAGATGCTGCTCACACCCATCATCTGGGCAGAGCCAGGCCCTGCGGTGGCCCAGGGGAAGGCTGTGAGCATCTAGTGTCAGCGGTCTCAGAAAGCTGACCAGTACTTCCTGTACCGGGAAGGAGTCTCAGAGCCCTTGAGAAGGGAGTTTCCACTGGGACCCAGCAACAAGGCCAAGTTCCCATTCCCACACATGACCTACCACCTTGCTGGGCACTACTCCTGCTTGTATCACAGACAAACAAGGTGGTCAGTTCCCAGCAAGCCTCTGGACTTGGCAGTCACAGGTGAGCAGGCTCTTCCGTCCACACAGGTGAGGTGACTGTGCCCGGGGAGGGACCTCCCTTTCTACAGCAGGGTCCCGTTGACAATCTGGGGGTGGTgttcccctctcttccctccttttttttttttattacggTAAGAACTTAGAACACGAGATCTACCTTCTTCACAAATTTTTGAGTGTCCAATACAGGATTGTTATAGGCACAGTGTTGCACAGCTGATCTCCAGAACTGaaccatcttgcaaaactgaaactctatacccacgatctcccccttcccctccctgcagcccctggcagccaccattctactctctgcttctacgAATCTGGCCCTGTTTAGATTCTTCATAGAAGTGGAGTCATGCGGTATTTGTCCCTCTGTGTctaccttatttcacttagcacattgTCCTCAGGCGCCCCCTCCCCTTTTAACACATCTGACTTGTTCTTTCCCAGCAATGTTCAACAAACCCAACCtctcagccctgcccagccccattGTGACCTCAGGAGGGAGCGTGACCCTCCAGTGTGGTTCATGGCAGGATTTTGACTGGTTTGTTCTGTGTAGCGAAGGAGGAGAGGGCCACCCCAGACACCTGGACTCACAGCACCAAGCTGATGGGTGGTTCCAGGCACTCTTCACTGTGGACCATGTGAGCCCAAGTCACAGGCGGACATACAGGTGCTATGATTATTTCTTGAGCTCTCCCTATGTGTGGTCCACCTCCAGCCACATTTTGGAGCTCCTGATCTCAGGTGAGGAATTCAGGGCACGATCCTAGAACTCCTTGGGTCTCCAGACCAGTGAGAGGAGCCTCATCTCAGGTGGAACACAGGGTAGGATGAGGTTGGGGCAAGAGAGCTCAGGACTCTGGGAGCCAGCAGTGGGAGgcctgtgggaggaggaggaggaacctGACCCTCTCGGAAACCAGAAACACCTTTTCTCCCAGGTGTGTCTAGGAAACCATCCCTGTCAGTCTTGCCAGCGCCGGTGGTTGCTCCTGGACAGAGCCTGACCCTCCAGTGTCGCTCTGATGTCGGCTACGACAGATTCGCTCTGTCCAAGGAGGGCGCACAGGACCCTCCCCAACGCCTTGGCCGACAGCCCCAGGCTGAGCTCTCTGGGGCAGACTTCTACCTGGGCCCTGTGAGACCCTCCCACGGGGGCCGGTACACATGCTATGGTGGACGCAAGCTCTCCTCCGAGTGGTCGGCCCCCAGCGACGCCCTGTACATCCTGGTCGCAGGTGAGGAGTCATATCCCAGCTCACACTCCCACTTTTCTTGGATTGGCATTTCAGGGTCTTTTtggaagtgggggcagggagcacaggcagagagATGGCAGGACAGGAAagagcaatcttttttttttttttccagaatgcaAATATTCTTTGGTTTACTCATCAAAATCGCAaataacaaaatagcaaaaaCCTTATCAGTTAAATAAAAAAGTGACATTCTTTATTTACCTATCATACCTTATAAAGTGCGATCttaagaaaaggaacagaagaagcCAGGAGCCGCACTTGGATGGAGCGCCTGAGTGACAGCTCATCTCAGCTCAGGGGAGGGGCGAGAGGGCGGAGCCGCCCCTAACACCCTGGACTCTCTCTCCCAGTCCTGCTCCCACAGGGGCCAACTCCCACCCTGTCTGCCCAGCCGGGGCCCTCTGTGGCCCCGGGAGAGAATGTGACCCTGCGGTGTCAGAGCCCCAGTTTGTTTGATGTGTTCCTTCTGTCCAAGGAGGGGgaagccgccccccccccccccgcacctcAGATCTCAGCACCAAGATGGGGAATTTCAGGCGAACTTTGACTTGTGCCCTGCGATGCTGGACCACAGGTGGACTTACAGGTGCTACGGGTCACTCAGCAGCACCCCTTTTCTGCTGTCGCACCCCAGCGACCCCCTGAAGCTCATGGTCACAGGTGAGGGGCTGTGCGAATGTCTTCTTCCCCATCCCGTCTGTCTAGTGTCTGGATGACCCCACAGCAGCCACTTCTCTGGATGCACCTtgtccttccctcctctgccccacaccccccACTGGGCCCCGACCCACGTGTGAAATGCAGCATCTCTGAAAAAGCCAGAAGACTTGCTTTTATCTACTTCTTTAACAGGAATGCATTGACATGGTCCATCCTGGAAACTGTTCACAAATGGGGTACAAAAAGAGTAGTTACCTCTCAATCTCTGCTACCACTTGCTCAATCCCCCAAAACCAACCCAACCACACTCACCTACCTTTTCCCCCCTGAACATTCAGGGAGAACCTACAAACATATCTTCCATGGGTGGACAAACATCAACATCTTATAGACACAGTTCTGatcagctctatttttaaaaaatgaaatacattctaAAGAATTATCTGGTGTCAGTAACACAAatctcttttaaactttttaagggTTGTATCGTTGTTTCTTGCTTGAAAGTGTCAGGATATATGTATCCAGTACCCTATAATTTGGCATTGGCAATTTGTTTATTCCCAGCCTTTTGATATTTCAGACTATCCTGTGATGAATATCCTTGCACATACCTAATGCACAGAGGTATGTGGAAGCAATTACCCCTCATCTCTTGGTTAAATTCTTAGAATAGAATAGCTTGGGCAAAGGATGTTGTCATTCATTGTGTGATAAATACTGACACTCTCTCTTCCTATGCCTCACTGTTTGCCACTCTTCAGTTTTGACTTAAAATCCTTTTCCAAATGACACCTTGGCTGGTGACCCTATACAAATACCCCATTAacaccttttataatttttagaaaagtgtTTAATCAGTCCTAAATGTATTACAGACTTTTCTATTTATAGCTCCATCTTATCTGATacacatttttctcctccttccccttctccccccttcctcctcctcctcttcttcttctccttcttcttcttcctcttccccctcttcttcttcttcttcctcttccccgtcttcttcttcttctttcttcttcttcttccttcttcttcttcttccttcttcttcttcttctttcttcttcttcctcctcctcctcctccttcttcttcttcctcctcctcctccttcttcttcctctccttctccttcttcttcttcattgggtgtggagcccaatgcagggctcaatctcacaaccctgagatcaagacctgagctgagatcaagagtcagatgctagaGTCAGGCACTCCACATGTTTCTTCTTAATAAGAACATTGATTATTCTTTATTACCTTCACCAAGACACACATGCGCATGCTGGCACACATACTCCTGTGTATTGTATACATACAAATGTCTCACCACTTATGTCTGTCTCTATttacatacagatatatatagcatataaaatacattatataatatataatatgtatattgtatgcatttatgtatagtatgtgatttttatacatttatatataaatatatcttatatcAAATGTGTAATgtacataaatacacaaatatgtatataaatacatctaTTTATATTTCCAGATAGTCCATAACTATTGGCTCaatagtgaatgaatggatgaatggatggatggatgaaatagcaaaagaaaatcatttgaatGTTCTTAACACAGATGCAGGATGAAACTGAATGGGCCGAGGCTGAGCAGAGACTGGTAGCCCTGGGTGCTCACCCCTTTGTGTTTCTGACCCTCAGGAATCCCTGGGCACCCACCTCTCATCCATGAATCCAGGACTCTCAGCTGAGGATTAACTCAGGACTCTCCTCCCCAGGAAATTAAGCTCAGTGTGGGCTATTGCTCGGTCTgatgagagagcaagaaagatcTAGGTGTGAGGAATTTCCAAACAGGTGCACTGTCAGCTCATGGCATGGGGTGTGGCTGAACCCTTTTTTGTCATTAAGACCCCAAAGCAAAGTCTAAATGCAAAGGAATCGGAGACAAGAGGGTTTGTGCCTCACCTACAGCTGCAGGAGGGATCACTGTGAAAGCCGAGGTCCTTCCTCAGGACAGGAAAAGGGAGATTTTATAATTCAGATCCTCAGGGGAAAAATGGGCTGAGATATCCCCAGCTACTCATCTGCTCTGCATTCCTGACTCTTAGGGGCTCCTGTTATTATCACCCCATCAGTGCAGACTCCAGACTCCACGAGTGCTGAGTATCAGAACATAGTCAGCCTGCGGTGCATATGGCCTGTTCAAGGGGAGGAGAG is a window of Neomonachus schauinslandi unplaced genomic scaffold, ASM220157v2 HiC_scaffold_40, whole genome shotgun sequence DNA encoding:
- the LOC110573696 gene encoding LOW QUALITY PROTEIN: leukocyte immunoglobulin-like receptor subfamily A member 2 (The sequence of the model RefSeq protein was modified relative to this genomic sequence to represent the inferred CDS: deleted 1 base in 1 codon), with the translated sequence MTITFTVLLCFGLCLGQMTHVQAAMFNKPNLSALPSPIVTSGGSVTLQCGSWQDFDWFVLCSEGGEGHPRHLDSQHQADGWFQALFTVDHVSPSHRRTYRCYDYFLSSPYVWSTSSHILELLISGVSRKPSLSVLPAPVVAPGQSLTLQCRSDVGYDRFALSKEGAQDPPQRLGRQPQAELSGADFYLGPVRPSHGGRYTCYGGRKLSSEWSAPSDALYILVAGEESPTLSAQPGPSVAPGENVTLRCQSPSLFDVFLLSKEGEAPPPPPHLRSQHQDGEFQANFDLCPAMLDHRWTYRCYGSLSSTPFLLSHPSDPLKLMVTAPLPDHTLENLIRMGLSTLVLVELAVLVFQAWHSQRSAQGEIK